One Flavobacterium cerinum genomic window, GTATAAAATGCAATTACATCGTCATTATGAAAGACGGCCTGATTCGGTTCCAGATTTGTGATCATTTCCGTCAATATTTCATTCGGTAAAAACGAAGCATTGATCATTATGTTTTTTTCCATTTCCACCATCGGGAATTTTTCCATCAGGTATTCTTCGGTTAATGTAGTTGTGGTATAACCCAGGAATTTTTCCCATTTTTCCCGAATGGTCAGGATTCCGATTCGGATATCAGCTACCGGTCGGGTAAACGTAAAAGGTAGCAGTGCCTCTCGGACAGCTCCGTCAAAAAGTATGTAGTTCATCTGTTATTGCCGTATGATTCGTTACCAAAGTTACAAAGTTTTCTTTCAGATATAAAAATAAAAAAAGCTTCCCGTTAAGGAAGCTTCTTTTAAATTTTGAACACTTATTACTTACTAAATTTAGCGTATTTGTTTTTGAATTTATCAATACGTCCAGCAGTATCGATAAGTTTCGATTTACCAGTATAAAATGGGTGAGACGTTCTTGAAATCTCCATTTTATACACTGGATATTCAACACCATCAACTTCGATAGTTTCTTTAGTTTCTACTGTAGATTTAGTAATGAATACATCTTCATTTGACATATCTTTAAATGCTACTAATCTGTAATTTTCCGGGTGAATTCCTTTTTTCATGATGTAAATCTTTTATTGGTGGTTGTAACCTGTTTTGAAGCTTTTGTTTTTCAAAAAGGTATAAACAGTCTACAACTTTTTGTTTATAATCTTTTTTTATTTCAGGCTGCAAATGTACAACTAATTTTGAAATATCAAATCTTTACTCCGATTTTTTTGGTTTTTGATGCTGTATAATTTTTAGTGCTGCTATAAAGGTAATTCTTATATTTGTAAATTAATTAACCAAAAACTAAATTTTTATGAATGCTACAATCAAAAAAAACGGGATTAATTTTGGTATCATAATGGGTGTATTCTCCATTTTAATCACTACTTTAATTTATGCAATCGATGTGTCATTATTTGTTAATCCCTGGATAGGAATTGCAAGCATTATTATTTACATTATTTTGGGAATCGTGTTACTTTCCAAAACTAAAAAAGAATTGGGAAGCATCACGTTTAAAGAGGCTTTTACCGTTTACTTTTTAGCAGCTGCTATCGGTGCGGTACTATCGGTTTTATTCAATATTATTTTATTTAATTTTATTGATCCTTCCGCAAAAGAAACCATCAGCGAGATGACCATTCAATATACCGTGGATATGCTTAAAAAATTCAATACGCCTACTTCAGCGATAAAGGAGACTATTGAAAAAATGAAAGAAACTGACAATTACAGTATTCCAAGCCAGTTAAAAGGATTGGTTTTCAGTTTTGTTTTCAGCGCAATATTCGGTGCTATTCTGGCTCTGATTTTCAAAAACAAAACCACTACATTAGAATAAAAAAATTAAATGAATTTATCCATTATAATTCCTTTACTGAACGAGAGCGAATCGCTCCCGGAATTGCATTCCTGGATTGTCAACGTCATGACAAGTCATAACTTCTCCTACGAAGTGATTTTTATTGATGATGGCAGTACCGATAACTCATGGAAACTGATCGAAGAGTTATCAGCAAAAGATCCCAATGTAAAAGGAATCCGATTTTTAAGGAATTACGGAAAATCACAGGCATTACATGCCGGTTTTGCGAAAGCCGAAGGTGATGTTATTATCACTATGGATGCTGACTTACAGGACAGTCCTGATGAGATTCCGGAATTATACAATATGATTATCAACCAACAATACGACCTCGTGTCCGGTTGGAAAAAAAAGCGCTACGATTCGGTTGTAGCCAAAAATTTACCTTCAAAACTGTTTAACTGGGCGGCCCGCAAAACATCGGGTGTCCAGTTAAATGATTTTAACTGCGGACTGAAAGCCTATAAAAATATCGTCATCAAAAACATTGAGGTTTCCGGCGAAATGCACCGCTATATTCCGGTATTGGCAAAGAATGCCGGTTTTGCAAAAATCGGTGAGAAAGTCGTAATCCATCAGGCACGAAAATACGGTTCAACCAAATTCGGAATGGAACGTTTTATTAACGGATTTCTGGATCTGATCACTATTTGGTTTATATCGCGCTTCGGAAAACGACCTATGCACCTTTTCGGAGCTTTAGGAGTGTTCATGTTCACGATCGGATTTTTATCGGCCGGCTATATCGGTTTTATCAAACTTTACAGACTGTATCACCATCAGCATACTATTTTAGTAACCAGTAATCCGTGGTTTTACATCGCTCTGACTACTATGATCATCGGAACACAACTATTTTTAGCCGGCTTTTTAGGCGAAATCATCCTACGAACAAAAAACAACGAGGAGCGCTATAAAATTGCCGAAAAGGTTAATCTTTAGTTTATAACAACATTAAAAAATTGAACATGCACATCGAACAGCAGTTACTAGATAAGGTCAACATCTGGCTTAACAGTCCGGTATTTGACCATGAAACTCAGGAGAAAATCAAGGAAATGATGACTTCTTCCCCTAAAGAACTGGAAGATAGTTTTTACAAAAACCTGGAGTTCGGAACCGGAGGAATGCGAGGAATTATGGGCGTTGGAACGAATCGAATCAACAAATATACTTTAGGAAAAAACACTCAGGGATTATCTGATTATTTAAAAAAATCGTTTCCCGGCGAATCTCTTAAAGTAGCGATTGCCTACGATTGTCGTCATAACAGTAACACATTGGCCAAAGTAGTTGCAGATGTATTTTCCGCTAACGGTATTCAGGTATTTTTATTTTCGGATATGCGTCCGACTCCGGAATTATCATTTACCGTAAAATACCTGGGATGTCATGCCGGTATTGTACTAACCGCTTCACACAATCCGCCGGAATATAACGGCTATAAAGTATATTGGCAAGACGGAGGTCAGTTAGTTCCGCCACAAGACCATGAAATCATACAAACGATCGAATCATTAGAGTACGATCAGATACTTTTTGAAGCCAATAATGACCTTATTGAATACATTGATACCGCTGTAGACGATGCTTTTATCAACTCAGCTATCGAAAACGGAAGTTTTAACACTCCTGCTTCGGCTAAAGAAAAATTAAAAATCGTTTTTACCTCCTTACACGGAACCTCTATCAAACTGGTTCCCGATGTATTGGAAAAAGCCGGTTATACCAATGTCGCTATTGTTAAAGAACAGGCCGAACCGAACGGCGATTTTCCAACGGTTAAATCCCCTAATCCGGAAGAACCGGAAGCATTAACCATGGCTTTGGAATTGGCTGAAAAAACCGGTGCCGATATTGTAATCGGAACAGATCCGGACAGCGATCGTCTGGGAATTGCCGTAAGAAATACAGAAGGCAAACTGATCTTGTTAAACGGAAACCAATCGATGGTCGTGATGACACACTTCCTTTTGGAGCAGTGGAAAAAACAAGGTCGCATTACCGGAACTGAATTTATCGGATCAACCATTGTATCTACTCCGATGATGCTGGAATTAGCTGACGCCTATGGTATTGAATGCAAAGTAGGTCTTACCGGTTTTAAATGGATCGCTAAAATGATCAAAGATTTCCCGCAACAACAATTTATTGGTGGCGGAGAAGAAAGTTTCGGCTTTATGGCCGGCGATGCCGTTCGTGATAAAGATGCGGTTACCGCTACACTACTAGTTTGCGAAATTGCAGCTCAGGCTAAAGAAAGAGGAAGTTCGCTTTACGAAGAATTGCTACAAATGTATGTTGACTTCGGTTTTTACAAAGAACATCTTATTTCCATCACTAAAAAAGGAATCGACGGTGCTAATCAGATCAAACAAATGATGTCGGATTTGCGAGAGCATCCTTTAGAGGAAATCAACGGCGAACGCGTTATCTTTGTGGAAGATTATCAAAGTTCCGTTACAAAGAATCTATTAAACGGAGAATCAGGAGCACTTGACATCCCGAAATCCAATGTTTTAATTTATTATCTGGAAGACGGTAGTAAAATATGTGCCCGACCAAGTGGTACGGAGCCAAAAATCAAATTCTATTTCAGCGTTAATGCCCGAATAGAAAGTCTTGATGAAATCGATGCAGCTGAAGAATTCCTGGACGATAAAATCAAGAATATAATTACAGGAATGAATTTATCTTAAAATGACTTACTTTAAACAAATTTTCCGCTTTGCGGTTCCTTACCTTAAATATGCTTACCTGAACGTATTGTTCAATGTGCTTTATGCCTTGTTCAGTACGATCTCTTTTATGGCATTGATTCCGATGTTATCTGTATTATTCGGTGAGACAGAAAGAATTACTCAGGCACCGGTATATACCGGTCTCGCTGATATTAAAGCGTACGGAGAAAATTATTTCAATTATTTCGTAACCACCACTTCCGAAAGCAAAGGCATTGATTATACTTTAGGCTTTCTGGTTGTGATTATCATCTCCATCTTCCTGTTAAAAAATGTTTTTAACTATCTGGCTTTGTTTTTTGCTACTTTCCTTCGAAACGGAATGTTACGCGATCTGCGAAATGCCATGTATAAAAAGGCTGTGGAATTACCGCTTTCCTTTTTCTCCGAAAAACGAAAAGGAGACACAATTTCCCGTATTACCTGGGACGTTGGTGAGGTTCAAAGTTCCTATCTTTCGATTCTGGAGCTTATTGTAAAAGAACCGTTGACAATTATATTTACGATTGTCGGAATGTTAATCATCAGTGTAAAGCTGACTATTTTTGTATTCATCTTTATACCGGTTTCCGGTTTTGTTATCTCACTTATCGGGAAACGATTAAAAAAACAATCCACTGTCGCACAACAGGAACAAGGAATATTTTTATCTATCGTTGAAGAAACTCTGGGCGGATTAAAGGTAATCAAAGGCTTCACTTCTGAAGACTATTTTAATAAAAAATTCAGCACTTCTACCGATCGTTATTTTAACCTTTCTAATAAAATCATGAACCGTCAGAACATGGCTTCTCCGGTTAGTGAATTTATGGGAATTATGGTTATTGCTATCTTGCTATGGTTTGGCGGTCATATGGTATTGGTTGAAAAAACCTTACTGGGCGCTCAGTTTATCGCTTATATGGGATTAGCCTATAACATCCTTACACCGGCCAAAGCAATCTCTAAAGCGTCGTATGATATTAAACGAGGAAATGCTGCCGCTGAAAGGGTTCTGGAAATTCTGGAAGAAGTTAACCCGATTACCAGCAAACCGGATGCGATTCAAAAAACGACATTCGAAAAAGATATTCATATCGAGAATATTAACTTCCGTTATGAAGATGAAAATGTTCTGAAAAACTTTTCACTGGATGTTCCGAAAGGTAAAACGGTTGCTTTAGTTGGTCAATCCGGTAGCGGAAAGAGTACAATTGCTAATTTACTGACTCGTTTTTATGACGTACAGGAAGGCGCTATCAAAATTGACGGCATCAACATCAAAGATTATGATTTGCATGCCTTACGCGGACTGATGGGATTGGTTACACAAGATAGCATCTTATTTAATGATACGATCAAAAACAATATTTTATTAGGTAAACAGGATGCAACCGATGACGAGATCATTGCCGCACTAAAAATCGCTAATGCCTATGAATTTGTAAAAGATCTTCCGAACGGAATCGACACTAATATCGGTGATAGCGGAAACAAATTATCCGGCGGACAAAAACAACGTTTGTCCATCGCGCGGGCTGTTTTGAAAAACCCGCCAATTATGATTCTGGACGAAGCGACATCGGCTTTGGATACTGAAAGCGAAAGACTGGTACAGCAAGCACTGGAAAATATGATGCAAAACAGAACTTCAGTTGTTATCGCTCACCGTCTTTCAACGATACAAAAGGCAGATAAAATCGTGGTGATGCAAAAAGGAGAAATCGTTGAGCAAGGCACACACGATGAATTGCTTGC contains:
- a CDS encoding ABC transporter ATP-binding protein translates to MTYFKQIFRFAVPYLKYAYLNVLFNVLYALFSTISFMALIPMLSVLFGETERITQAPVYTGLADIKAYGENYFNYFVTTTSESKGIDYTLGFLVVIIISIFLLKNVFNYLALFFATFLRNGMLRDLRNAMYKKAVELPLSFFSEKRKGDTISRITWDVGEVQSSYLSILELIVKEPLTIIFTIVGMLIISVKLTIFVFIFIPVSGFVISLIGKRLKKQSTVAQQEQGIFLSIVEETLGGLKVIKGFTSEDYFNKKFSTSTDRYFNLSNKIMNRQNMASPVSEFMGIMVIAILLWFGGHMVLVEKTLLGAQFIAYMGLAYNILTPAKAISKASYDIKRGNAAAERVLEILEEVNPITSKPDAIQKTTFEKDIHIENINFRYEDENVLKNFSLDVPKGKTVALVGQSGSGKSTIANLLTRFYDVQEGAIKIDGINIKDYDLHALRGLMGLVTQDSILFNDTIKNNILLGKQDATDDEIIAALKIANAYEFVKDLPNGIDTNIGDSGNKLSGGQKQRLSIARAVLKNPPIMILDEATSALDTESERLVQQALENMMQNRTSVVIAHRLSTIQKADKIVVMQKGEIVEQGTHDELLALNGTYSKLVMMQSFE
- a CDS encoding glycosyltransferase family 2 protein, which translates into the protein MNLSIIIPLLNESESLPELHSWIVNVMTSHNFSYEVIFIDDGSTDNSWKLIEELSAKDPNVKGIRFLRNYGKSQALHAGFAKAEGDVIITMDADLQDSPDEIPELYNMIINQQYDLVSGWKKKRYDSVVAKNLPSKLFNWAARKTSGVQLNDFNCGLKAYKNIVIKNIEVSGEMHRYIPVLAKNAGFAKIGEKVVIHQARKYGSTKFGMERFINGFLDLITIWFISRFGKRPMHLFGALGVFMFTIGFLSAGYIGFIKLYRLYHHQHTILVTSNPWFYIALTTMIIGTQLFLAGFLGEIILRTKNNEERYKIAEKVNL
- a CDS encoding DUF4199 domain-containing protein; the protein is MNATIKKNGINFGIIMGVFSILITTLIYAIDVSLFVNPWIGIASIIIYIILGIVLLSKTKKELGSITFKEAFTVYFLAAAIGAVLSVLFNIILFNFIDPSAKETISEMTIQYTVDMLKKFNTPTSAIKETIEKMKETDNYSIPSQLKGLVFSFVFSAIFGAILALIFKNKTTTLE
- a CDS encoding phospho-sugar mutase; this translates as MHIEQQLLDKVNIWLNSPVFDHETQEKIKEMMTSSPKELEDSFYKNLEFGTGGMRGIMGVGTNRINKYTLGKNTQGLSDYLKKSFPGESLKVAIAYDCRHNSNTLAKVVADVFSANGIQVFLFSDMRPTPELSFTVKYLGCHAGIVLTASHNPPEYNGYKVYWQDGGQLVPPQDHEIIQTIESLEYDQILFEANNDLIEYIDTAVDDAFINSAIENGSFNTPASAKEKLKIVFTSLHGTSIKLVPDVLEKAGYTNVAIVKEQAEPNGDFPTVKSPNPEEPEALTMALELAEKTGADIVIGTDPDSDRLGIAVRNTEGKLILLNGNQSMVVMTHFLLEQWKKQGRITGTEFIGSTIVSTPMMLELADAYGIECKVGLTGFKWIAKMIKDFPQQQFIGGGEESFGFMAGDAVRDKDAVTATLLVCEIAAQAKERGSSLYEELLQMYVDFGFYKEHLISITKKGIDGANQIKQMMSDLREHPLEEINGERVIFVEDYQSSVTKNLLNGESGALDIPKSNVLIYYLEDGSKICARPSGTEPKIKFYFSVNARIESLDEIDAAEEFLDDKIKNIITGMNLS
- a CDS encoding type B 50S ribosomal protein L31, giving the protein MKKGIHPENYRLVAFKDMSNEDVFITKSTVETKETIEVDGVEYPVYKMEISRTSHPFYTGKSKLIDTAGRIDKFKNKYAKFSK